In Stieleria varia, one genomic interval encodes:
- a CDS encoding phosphoadenylyl-sulfate reductase: MNQPSGEQPSPGNGSPPKLPILSQSSPADDGPQGALAADPPLKPDEDFLAELAQQSEKLETATPQEILRWAVDRYGDKFSMATAFGPEGMTIIHMLSEIAPQTPIFNLDTGYQFQETLDLRERIIDRYGITVEFKQPELTVEQYEAAHGGPVYKTNPNQCCFDRKLKVLHQAAKGLHAWASAIRRDQSPDRAKAPIVGWDRKFQLVKVSPLANWTKKDVWSMITKNDIPYNELHDKGYPSVGCQPCTRSVLLGEDERAGRWSGFQKTECGLHD; this comes from the coding sequence ATGAATCAGCCTTCTGGCGAGCAGCCGTCACCGGGCAACGGGTCGCCACCGAAGTTGCCCATTTTGTCGCAATCGTCGCCTGCCGATGATGGGCCGCAGGGTGCGTTGGCTGCCGATCCGCCGTTGAAACCCGACGAGGATTTCTTGGCCGAGTTGGCCCAGCAGAGTGAAAAGCTTGAGACCGCGACCCCGCAAGAAATTTTGCGGTGGGCGGTGGACCGCTACGGCGACAAGTTTTCGATGGCGACGGCGTTCGGCCCCGAAGGCATGACGATCATCCACATGCTCAGTGAGATCGCGCCGCAAACACCGATCTTTAATCTCGACACCGGCTACCAGTTTCAGGAGACGCTGGATTTGCGTGAGCGAATCATCGATCGTTACGGGATCACGGTCGAGTTCAAGCAGCCTGAGTTGACGGTGGAGCAGTACGAAGCGGCCCACGGTGGGCCGGTCTACAAAACGAACCCGAATCAATGCTGCTTTGACCGTAAACTCAAAGTCCTGCATCAAGCCGCCAAGGGCTTGCATGCTTGGGCCAGCGCGATTCGGCGAGATCAGAGTCCCGACCGCGCCAAGGCGCCGATCGTGGGTTGGGACCGCAAGTTTCAATTGGTCAAGGTCAGTCCGCTGGCGAATTGGACCAAGAAGGACGTGTGGTCGATGATCACAAAGAATGACATTCCGTACAACGAGCTGCATGACAAAGGATACCCGAGTGTCGGATGCCAGCCGTGTACGAGGTCCGTTTTGCTGGGGGAGGATGAGCGTGCGGGACGTTGGTCGGGATTTCAAAAGACCGAGTGCGGACTGCACGATTGA
- a CDS encoding Rrf2 family transcriptional regulator, which produces MLISARVHYASLAMIELAANRSRKAPVTAGEITDRQGIPGPFLVQILRTLRSAGWVRSTRGSNGGYRLAVEPEDVTLLDIVDAVGCQDAACQTESKPTPADEALRVAWDEATEASRSVLAKTRLIDLVQASNRDDAVMFYI; this is translated from the coding sequence ATGCTGATTTCTGCGCGTGTCCATTATGCTTCGCTGGCGATGATCGAGCTGGCGGCAAACCGTTCTCGTAAAGCGCCGGTGACTGCGGGCGAGATCACGGATCGTCAGGGGATCCCCGGTCCGTTCTTGGTCCAGATCCTGCGAACGCTTCGTTCGGCCGGTTGGGTGCGTAGCACGCGAGGCAGCAACGGCGGTTATCGATTGGCGGTGGAACCGGAGGATGTCACACTGTTGGACATTGTCGATGCGGTCGGTTGCCAGGACGCGGCGTGTCAAACGGAGAGTAAACCGACGCCGGCGGATGAGGCCTTGCGTGTGGCGTGGGACGAAGCGACCGAGGCGTCGCGATCGGTTCTCGCCAAAACCCGCTTGATCGATCTCGTGCAAGCCAGCAATCGTGACGACGCAGTCATGTTCTATATCTGA
- the lpxK gene encoding tetraacyldisaccharide 4'-kinase, which produces MPNKWMAIDHRTIMSGQRRGPAAMMLRAVLRCASVPYGIAVRRRNRGYDSGKAEIHHAGVPVISVGNLTTGGTGKTPIVCYLAKLLREENLRVSIVSRGYGRGEADQNDEAAELAERLPDVPHVQDPDRVAAARIAVEELESEVILMDDGFQHRRLHRDLDIVVIDMTCPFGFDALLPRGLLREPVTGLRRAGMVMLSRCDQVDAGDIDRVLTVIRQHAPDVAVIRTQHRPECMLEYPSETLPLSELIDCPVALISAIGNPMAFERTVQSCGARIVASKQLPDHDPYSPECVAELDRWLRSLDGVAKVLCTHKDLVKLQTDRLGGLPLSAMLIGLSVDQPELVRDTVMQVICRRSAAE; this is translated from the coding sequence TTGCCCAATAAGTGGATGGCCATTGACCATCGAACGATCATGTCCGGCCAGCGCCGCGGACCGGCGGCGATGATGTTGCGCGCCGTCTTGAGATGCGCAAGCGTCCCCTACGGGATCGCAGTCCGACGACGCAATCGCGGCTACGACTCTGGCAAAGCAGAAATCCATCACGCAGGTGTCCCAGTGATCAGCGTTGGCAATTTGACCACCGGCGGCACGGGCAAGACGCCGATCGTCTGTTATCTGGCCAAGCTGCTGCGTGAAGAAAACTTGCGTGTGTCCATTGTCAGTCGTGGTTACGGACGAGGCGAAGCCGACCAGAACGACGAAGCTGCCGAGTTGGCCGAGCGTTTGCCCGATGTGCCGCATGTCCAAGATCCCGATCGGGTGGCAGCCGCTCGAATCGCTGTGGAAGAATTGGAAAGCGAAGTCATCTTGATGGACGATGGATTTCAGCACCGACGTTTGCATCGCGATTTGGACATCGTGGTGATCGACATGACGTGTCCCTTCGGATTCGACGCCTTGCTGCCTCGCGGCCTGTTGCGTGAGCCCGTCACCGGACTGCGACGCGCCGGTATGGTGATGCTGTCGCGATGCGACCAAGTCGATGCGGGTGATATCGATCGCGTGCTCACGGTGATCCGGCAGCATGCGCCGGATGTCGCGGTGATTCGGACCCAGCATCGTCCGGAATGCATGTTGGAGTATCCCAGCGAGACCTTGCCATTGAGCGAGCTGATCGATTGTCCGGTTGCGTTGATCAGTGCGATCGGAAATCCGATGGCGTTTGAACGAACGGTTCAGTCGTGCGGAGCAAGAATCGTCGCGTCCAAGCAATTGCCCGACCACGATCCCTATTCACCCGAGTGTGTCGCTGAGCTGGATCGGTGGCTCCGATCGCTTGATGGGGTTGCGAAGGTTTTGTGTACCCACAAGGACTTGGTGAAACTGCAAACCGATCGATTGGGCGGCTTGCCGCTTTCGGCGATGTTGATCGGATTATCGGTGGATCAACCGGAGCTTGTGCGCGACACGGTGATGCAAGTGATCTGTCGCCGCTCCGCTGCTGAATAG